GTTCGACCCAAAATACGATCGTACAGGTTTACCATTTCATCATCGCCCTCCATAATAGCTTTCGCAACAATGCCGTTTACGGTTTTGCAATCTTCCATGGTAATAATAACATCCTGTGACACATCAACGAGTTTACGCGTAAGGTATCCTGAATCAGCTGTTTTAAGAGCAGTATCGGCCAAACCTTTTCGAGCACCATGTGTAGAAATAAAGTATTCGAGCACACTTAAACCTTCTCGGAAATTCGCAATAATGGGAGATTCAATAATTTCACCGGATGGCTTTGCCATCAAGCCTCTCATTCCAGCAAGCTGCCTGATCTGCTGCTTGCTTCCGCGAGATCCAGAATCAACCATGATAAAAATTGGATTCGCTTGCGGCAAACCACGATTATATTCGAGACCGCTAAACAAAGATTCTGCGACTTTATCAGTTGTATGTGTCCAGATATCTATAATTTTATTATATCTTTCACCGTCAGTAATACTACCACTACGGTATTGTTTTTCAACTTCGTTTATTTCGCCATGAGCTAATTCAAGAAGCTCTTTTTTCTCATTTGGAATAATCATATCATCTATACCTATAGAAATACCCGCACGTGTTGCTTCTGTGAAACCGAGAGTTTTGATTTCATCTAAAAGTTCTACCGTTCGTTCATGTCCTACTTTTTGGTAGCACTCAAGAATAAGTTTCCCTAAACGTCTCTTTCCAACATTTTCATTTACGTACTCTATTGCCGAAGGAAGAACATTATTAAAAATAACTCTCCCAACAGTTGTTTCAATGAGTTTTCCATCTATCCTTACTTTTATTCTATCATGAATCGTTACCACCTTTTCATCGTAGGCGAGCACTGCCTCTTCTTTATCAGAAAAAACTTTTGTTCTCCCTTCAGCATTTGTCGGCCTGTAGAGCGTAATATAATAACAGCCAAGTGTAATATCCTGCGTAGGTGTCGTAACCGGTTTTCCGCTTGAAGGTGAGAAGATATTGTTTGATGCAAGCATAAGGAGACGTGCTTCAGCTTGTGCCTCAAACGATAAAGGAACGTGTACTGCCATCTGGTCACCATCAAAGTCAGCATTAAATGCAGTACATACTAATGGATGAATCCTAATAGCTTTACCTTCAATGAGCATTGGTTCAAAAGCTTGAATACCAAGCCGGTGAAGTGTTGGCGCACGATTGAGTAGTACCGTATGGCCTTTTACAATTTCCTCTAATACATCCCATACTTCTATTGATTGCTTCTCTATCATCTTTTTTGCACTGCGAATAGTGTGAACAAGTCCTCTTTCCTTTAACTTCCTAATAATAAATGGTTCAAACAATTCAAGTGCCATTTGTTTTGGGAGACCGCATTGATGCAGCTTTAGTTCCGGGCCAATAACAATAACTGAACGACCAGAATAATCAACACGCTTACCGAGAAGATTCTGTCTGAAGCGTCCTTGTTTACCTTTGAGCATATCAGCGAGTGATTTTAACGGCCTATTTCCTGAGCCAACAACTGGCCTACCATGTCTTCCATTATCAAAAAGCGCGTCAACAGCTTCTTGCAACATTCTTTTTTCGTTACGAACAATTACATCTGGCGTTTTAAGCTCCAAGATGCTTCGCAATCTGTTGTTTCTGTTTATAACGCGACGATACAAATCATTTAAATCAGATGTGGCAAACCGACCGCCTTCTAACGGAACTAATGGGCGTAAGTCAGGTGGAATAACAGGAACAATATCCAGAACCATCCATTCAGGACTATTCTCAGATTTTCTAAAACCTTCAACGATCTTAAGGCGTTTTGCAATCTTTTTGCCTGCCTGTTTTGATTTTGTTTTTTTGAGCTTTTCTCTAAGTTCAGTTGCTAAATCATCGAGTGATTCTTTTTGCAGTAGCTCTTTTATCGCCTCAGCACCCATCTTTGCGTTGAACTTTCTACCGTATTTTTCTTGTGCTTCACGGTATTCGAGTTCACTCAAAAGTTGTTTTAGCTGTAGAGCCGTATCCCCTTCATTGGTAACAATATAATCTTCGTAATAAATGACGCGTTCTAATGCACGCGAACTTAAGCCAAGAATATTTCCTATACGGCTTGGCATAGATTTGAGATACCATATATGCGATACCGAAGCAGCTAAATCAATGTGCCCCATACGATCACGTCGTACTTTAGACTGAGTTACCTCTACTCCACAACGATCGCACACTATACCTTTATATTTAATCCTTTTGTATTTGCCGCAGTTACATTCCCAATCACGCGTCGGACCAAATATCTTTTCACAAAAAAGACCGCCCTTCTCAGGCTTAAAGGTACGATAATTGATCGTTTCAGGATTCTTTACCTCACCCTTTGACCATTGTCTCATAACTTCCGGTGAAGCAACACGTATTGATACTGTATCGAACATATTCGTAACAAGATGCGAAACATCTTCCGTGGTTTCTTCAATATCAATGCTCTGAGACTCTAAAGACTCTTTGAGCTTTACTTCTTTTTTACTCTCTTTAACCTCGGTCTTAGATTTTACTTTTTGTTTTGCCAAGGTACCCTCCAATATATTTGTATGTCTTGCATTTATTTTTATCGTAGAATTCTTTTATTACTCTTTGTCTTTTTCTCTTTCAGGTCTCACATCAAGCGCTAAACTCTGCATTTCCTTGATCAACACGTTGAATGATTCCGGAGTACCTGCTTCAAGATAATTTCTTCCTTTTACAATCGATTCATAAATCTTTGTTCTTCCAACAACATCATCACTTTTCACCGTCATGAGCTCTTGTAATAAGTATGCCGCACCATATGACTCAAGTGCCCACACTTCCATTTCTCCGAAACGCTGTCCTCCGAATTGTGCCTTACCGCCAAGTGGCTGCTGTGTCACAAGTGAGTATGGCCCAATAGAACGAGCATGGATCTTATCTGCAACAAGGTGACCAAGCTTCATCATATAGATATATCCTACCACAACTTTCTGATCAAATTTTTCACCTGTTCTGCCGTCAAACAATTCCACTTTACCGCTTTCAGGCAAGTTGGCTTGCACGAGCATTTCACGTATCTTCGATTCTTTAATTCCATCAAATACCGGCGTCATAACTTTCAGACCGAGTATCTCTGCCGCCCAACCAAGATGTGTTTCAAGAACCTGTCCTACATTCATACGAGAAGGTACACCAAGCGGATTCAACACCATATCGACCGGTCTTCCGTCCGGTAAAAACGGCATATCTTCATCAGCAAGAATCTTAGCAACAATACCCTTATTTCCATGGCGACCTGCCATCTTGTCACCAACTTGCAGCTTTCTCTTGCTTCCAATATATACCTTAACTTGTTTAATTACCCCCGGATCAAGCTCATCTCCCTTTTTGACTTTTTCTGCCATTCTATTTTCAGCAGTCTCAAATTCTTCATTTGCTTTATCGTAATCCATCAGGATTTTCTTGATTTCATAGCTGATAGAACTTTGCGGGATTTCGATATTTTTGTAATCTATCATCTCTAGTTTCTCAAGCTGAGCACGAGTAACTTTTTTGTCTTTACTGATAACGAATTCACCTGTTTCAGTATTAACTATATCCATTGTAAGCTTTTGCCCGAGAAGCAATTCTTCCATTCGTATTGAACGTTCTTCCTTGATAATTTCATACTTCACCTTAAAATCAGAGGTAATTTTTCTCAGCTCTTTCTTTTCTTCAAGTTTGTCTTGATCTGTTCGCGCTCTATCTTTACGCGCAAATACTCTCACGTCCATCACGACACCTTCAATACCTGAAGAAACCTTCAGTGATGTATCTCTTACATCAGCTGCTTTTTCTCCAAATATTGCCCTGAGCAACCTTTCTTCAGGTGAAAGTTCTGTTTCACTCTTCGGAGTTATTTTTCCTACAAGAATGTCACCCGATTTTACTTCTGCCCCTAACCGTATAACTCCATCTTCACCAAGATCCTTTAATGCTTCTTCACCAACATTAGGAATATCACGGGTAATTTCTTCTTTGCCGAGCTTTGTATCACGTGCACCTACCTCAAACTCTTCAATATGGATCGAAGTAAATACGTCATCTCGAACTAAACGTTCACTGATTAAGATAGCATCCTCAAAGTTGTATCCTCCCCACGGCATAAACGATACAAGAACATTTTTCCCGAGGGCAAGCTCTCCGTCTTTCGTTGCAGGACCATCAGCAATAATCTGACCTTTTTTGATCTTATCACCTTTTTTAACAATCGGTCTTTGATTAACACTTGTTCCCGCGTTAGAGCGAAGATATTTTCTCAGCGGATAATCTTTTTTGCCGATTCTAATATTTTTAGAATCAACTTCCTCAACAACACCATCCTCTGCAGAAAGCTCCATTACACCGGAGTCTCGTGCTGTACGATATTCAAGACCGGTTGCAACAAGCGGGGCTTCTGTAATTACCAGCGGAACAGCTTGACGTTGCATATTTGAACCCATAAGAGCTCTATTTGCATCATCATGTTCTAAAAACGGTATCAATCCCGCAGCAACGCTGACGAGCTGACGAGGTGATACGTCCATATAATCAACTTTTTCAGGTGACACTAAAAGAACATCACCTTTATACCGCACCTGAACTTTATCACTTGCAAATATACCTTTATCATCAATTTCTGCATTTGCCTGAGCAATAATAAACTGCTCTTCAACATCAGCAGTAAGATACTCGATCTTATCAGTAACACGACCTTCAGCTGCTTTTCTATACGGTGTCTCAAGAAAACCATACTCGTTTACCCTTGCATATGTTCCCATAGACGCAATAAGACCAATGTTCGGACCTTCAGGCGTTTCAATCGGACATATTCTACCATAATGACTGGTATGTACGTCACGTACTTCAAAACCTGAACGTTCCCTATTTAATCCACCTGGTCCTAATGCTGATAATCGTCTTTTATGCGTCAGTTCGCTTAATGCGTTCGTCTGATCCATAAACTGCGATAATTGGCTTCTCCCAAAGAAATCTTTTATAACACTTGAAAATCCTTTAGGATTTATGAGCTTATGTGGTGTCAAAGATTCCTGATTGACATCATAAAGATTCATACGTTCTTTAATCATGCGCTCCATTCTTGCTAACCCGATACGACATTGATTCTGCAAGAGCTCACCAACAGAACGAACTCTTCTGTTACCCAAATGGTCTATATCATCGATCTTGCCTTCACCGTTCTTTAAATTGAGAAGATATTTTATTGCTCGCATAATATCTTCTTTTCTTAATGTGGTTAGAGACAATTCATCTTCCGTTAACTTCATTGCTAACTTTTGATTAAGCTTAAACCGCCCGACACGACCTAAGTCATATCTCCTACGATCAAAAAACAATCTCCGGATAAGGGCTTTTGCATTTGTTATTGTTGCAGGATCACCTGGGCGCAACTTCTTATATATGTCCTTTAATGCTGCTTCCTGTGAGTCAATAGGATCTTTGCGCATCATTTTAATAATAGGTGACTCATCATTTGCATTTTTAAGGATTTCAATTGTTTTTATATTTAAATCCTCTAATCTTGTTAAAAGTACTTTCGTGATTTTATCTGGAGCACGAGAAATTATCGCGCCACTCTTGTCGTCTTTTACGTCACGCGCGAGGATTTTACCTATTAAATCGGCACTATTTATCTTGCCATCAATTTTAATTTCATCTTTACCAAAAAACTGTCCAAGAATCTCATCATTTGTTCCGTATCCGATTGCCCGCAAGAATGTTGTTGCCAATATCTTTCGTCTTCCTTTTCTCCGGTCAATATATGCATACATGAGATCATTCATATCAAACTTTACTTCAAGCCATGATCCACGGTAAGGAATGATCCTCAGTGAGAATAGTGTTAATCCACTGGGATGAGCTTCCTGCTCAAAACAAATACCGGGAGAACGATGTAACTGGCTCACGATCACTCTCTCAGCGCCATTAATAATGAATGTTCCTGTCGGAGACATAAGCGGAATCATCCCCATGTAGACGACTTCATCTTTTATTGCGCCGTGATCTTTTAATCGAAAATTTACTTTAAGCGGTGCAGAATAAGTAAGACCTCTCCTTTGACATTCCAAAAGATCATACTTTGGTACACCAATAGTGTACCCACGATATTCCAACACCAAGCTTTCATCATAACTCGTCACAGGGAGTATCTCATTAAATACTGCCTGCAATCCCTTATTTTCCATTTTTTCAGGTATTGTGTCCACTTGCAAATAATCGTTATACGAATTGATTTGCATTTCAATCAAGTGCGGCATGTCAACCACATCCTGAAACTTTGCAAAACTACTTCTTTTTGTAATAGGTTTTCTCATGTAAATAAACTCCATTTAACTTTTATAGATTAAATGAAAGTTATGAAGGAGCGTTTGCTCCCTCATAATAACAATTACGAACTCTATGTTTATATTTAACTTACTTTACTTCTACTTTTGCACCAACTGCTTCAAGCTTTGCTTTAATCTGATCAGCTTCTTCTTTAGTTGCACCTTCCTTTACCGGTTTCGGAGCACCATCAACAAGATCTTTTGCTTCTTTTAGTCCGAGACTGGTAAGTGCACGAACTTCTTTAATAACCTGGATCTTGTTAGCGCCAACTTCAGCAAGAATTACGTTGAACTCTGTCTTCTCTTCAGCAACAGCAGTATCGCCGGCAGCAGTAGCAGCAGCAACAGCTACAGGAGCTGCAGCAGATACGCCAAATTTATCTTCGAGAGATTTCACAAGCTCCGAAAGTTCCAAGACAGTCATTCCCTCTATCTTCTGTATTAAGTCTTCCATTACTTTTTGATCAGCCATCGTTATTAACCCTCCTCGTTAATTTTCGTCTAACCTTTTAGACTATAGTGATTTTTTATATGTTGAGCATAATAGACGGGATGCATCTCTTCCCATCGTTTATACGATTATCCGTCCGAAGACCCTTCTTTTACTTTTTTCTCTATCAATGCATTCAATACGTATAACGGTTTTTTCTGAATACCCGTCAAAACATTTACCAAACCACAGATAGGTGCCTGTAACTGCCCGATGAATCTCGCAATCATTACATCTTTAGAAGGCAATGTCGCTAAATATTCAATCTGCTCTTTTGGTATCAGATCCTTATTAATGATGCCTGCTTTTATCTTTGGTGATTCATTTGTTTTCATGAATTTTACCAGTGTTTTTGCCACTTCCGCCTGGTCACCATGAAGAAACAACACAGCAGTCGGCCCCGTCAAAAACTCATCGACTCCATCAATATTTGCTTTCGCTAACGCTCTCACAAACAATCTGTTCTTAACAACAGAATAATCCGTAGATTTTTCACGCAAAAGCGATCTGAGATCATTCGCCTTATCAGAGGTAATTCCCATATAATCAGTCAAAATCATCGCGTTCGATCCATCAATCTTCTTGAAGAGCTCCTCAATTATGTCGTTTTTCTCAATTCTCATCACTCACTCCACTTTCTTGTTCTAAAAAATCATATTCCTTTGATGTTTATTTCTTTTAAATCTATTCCAAGTCCGGGGCTCATCGTTGATGATATAACACACCTTTTCATGTATACACCTTTTGCTCCGGATGGCTTTGCCTTATAAATCGCCTCTATAACGGTAAGACCGTTTTCAGCTAATTTGTCTTTTTCAAACGATAATTTCCCGATTGATACATGAAGATTACTTGTTTTATCAATCTTATATTCAATCTTTCCTTTTTTTACTTCTTTTACCGCTTTTCCAATTTCCTGTGTAACTGTTCCGGCTTTTGGACTCGGCATCAATCCCTTTGGTCCCAATATCTTTCCTAATTTACTGAGATCTTTCATCAAATCAGGTGTCGCAATAGCAACATCAAAATCTGTCCAACCACCCTTTACTTTTTCAATGAGATCATCATCACCAACGTGTTCGGCACCTTCACTTTTAGCAGCTTCAACATTTGATGGTTCCTTGGTAAATACCGCTACTCTCACGAGTTTACCGGTACCATGCGGCAGTGTAACCGTGCCTCGCACCATCTGATCAGAATGTCTCGTATCAACACCCAGGCTAAATGAAATATCAACAGCTTCATCAAACTTAGGTTTTTGATCAACTTCTTTTAAAATATCGATTGCATCAGACAGTTTATATACCTTTTCCTTATCAACTTTTTCAGCAACGTGTGTATATCTTTTACTATGCTTTTTCATGAATCAAAAATCCTTATTGTTTAATAGTTATGCTATTTCAATACCCATACTGCGTGCGGTTCCTTCAATCATCTTTATTGCAGAGTCTTCACTATCGCAGTTTAAATCTTTCATTTTTAGCTTCGCTATTTCTTTCATCTGGTCACGGGTCACTTTTCCCACCTTATCTTTGTTTGGCACTCC
The genomic region above belongs to Candidatus Ancaeobacter aquaticus and contains:
- the rpoC gene encoding DNA-directed RNA polymerase subunit beta', producing MAKQKVKSKTEVKESKKEVKLKESLESQSIDIEETTEDVSHLVTNMFDTVSIRVASPEVMRQWSKGEVKNPETINYRTFKPEKGGLFCEKIFGPTRDWECNCGKYKRIKYKGIVCDRCGVEVTQSKVRRDRMGHIDLAASVSHIWYLKSMPSRIGNILGLSSRALERVIYYEDYIVTNEGDTALQLKQLLSELEYREAQEKYGRKFNAKMGAEAIKELLQKESLDDLATELREKLKKTKSKQAGKKIAKRLKIVEGFRKSENSPEWMVLDIVPVIPPDLRPLVPLEGGRFATSDLNDLYRRVINRNNRLRSILELKTPDVIVRNEKRMLQEAVDALFDNGRHGRPVVGSGNRPLKSLADMLKGKQGRFRQNLLGKRVDYSGRSVIVIGPELKLHQCGLPKQMALELFEPFIIRKLKERGLVHTIRSAKKMIEKQSIEVWDVLEEIVKGHTVLLNRAPTLHRLGIQAFEPMLIEGKAIRIHPLVCTAFNADFDGDQMAVHVPLSFEAQAEARLLMLASNNIFSPSSGKPVTTPTQDITLGCYYITLYRPTNAEGRTKVFSDKEEAVLAYDEKVVTIHDRIKVRIDGKLIETTVGRVIFNNVLPSAIEYVNENVGKRRLGKLILECYQKVGHERTVELLDEIKTLGFTEATRAGISIGIDDMIIPNEKKELLELAHGEINEVEKQYRSGSITDGERYNKIIDIWTHTTDKVAESLFSGLEYNRGLPQANPIFIMVDSGSRGSKQQIRQLAGMRGLMAKPSGEIIESPIIANFREGLSVLEYFISTHGARKGLADTALKTADSGYLTRKLVDVSQDVIITMEDCKTVNGIVAKAIMEGDDEMVNLYDRILGRTVLEDVKDPVSGAVIVKRNTEIDEKAAKWIEKIGLLQIKIRSVLTCNAPTGVCKKCYGRNLATGRTVDMGEAVGIIAAQSIGEPGTQLTMRTFHIGGTASQTFKQPQIVARNDGYIKFHELRYVETKDKTCIVLNKNGYVSIHNEEGRELEKYTVVIGSVISSPPKGKVKKGQSFVKWDPYNIPILSEKEGTIEFHDFLDNVTVKKEMDESTGLFGCVIMEHKEELHPQIIIMGENGEPSAYYTIPAGAHIVVDNGEKVAAGALLAKTPRKVAKTKDITGGLPRVTELFEARRPKEAAEIAKIDGMVEFHGAVKGKRKLIVKDPDSGMEEEHLIPHGKHLIVFKGDNVKKGQQLTEGPIVPQEILEVCGPRDLQEYLVNQIQEVYSLQGVEINNKHIEVIIRQMLRKVTIVEPGDTNFIFEEQVDKKKFEDENKRVRAKKGKPAEAAPLLLGITKASLSTDSFISAASFQETTRVLTEAATSGKVDTLRGFKENVIMGHVIPGGTGYNTHRNIDMATITEEEAVKEEKKERKEKKKGL
- the rpoB gene encoding DNA-directed RNA polymerase subunit beta, yielding MRKPITKRSSFAKFQDVVDMPHLIEMQINSYNDYLQVDTIPEKMENKGLQAVFNEILPVTSYDESLVLEYRGYTIGVPKYDLLECQRRGLTYSAPLKVNFRLKDHGAIKDEVVYMGMIPLMSPTGTFIINGAERVIVSQLHRSPGICFEQEAHPSGLTLFSLRIIPYRGSWLEVKFDMNDLMYAYIDRRKGRRKILATTFLRAIGYGTNDEILGQFFGKDEIKIDGKINSADLIGKILARDVKDDKSGAIISRAPDKITKVLLTRLEDLNIKTIEILKNANDESPIIKMMRKDPIDSQEAALKDIYKKLRPGDPATITNAKALIRRLFFDRRRYDLGRVGRFKLNQKLAMKLTEDELSLTTLRKEDIMRAIKYLLNLKNGEGKIDDIDHLGNRRVRSVGELLQNQCRIGLARMERMIKERMNLYDVNQESLTPHKLINPKGFSSVIKDFFGRSQLSQFMDQTNALSELTHKRRLSALGPGGLNRERSGFEVRDVHTSHYGRICPIETPEGPNIGLIASMGTYARVNEYGFLETPYRKAAEGRVTDKIEYLTADVEEQFIIAQANAEIDDKGIFASDKVQVRYKGDVLLVSPEKVDYMDVSPRQLVSVAAGLIPFLEHDDANRALMGSNMQRQAVPLVITEAPLVATGLEYRTARDSGVMELSAEDGVVEEVDSKNIRIGKKDYPLRKYLRSNAGTSVNQRPIVKKGDKIKKGQIIADGPATKDGELALGKNVLVSFMPWGGYNFEDAILISERLVRDDVFTSIHIEEFEVGARDTKLGKEEITRDIPNVGEEALKDLGEDGVIRLGAEVKSGDILVGKITPKSETELSPEERLLRAIFGEKAADVRDTSLKVSSGIEGVVMDVRVFARKDRARTDQDKLEEKKELRKITSDFKVKYEIIKEERSIRMEELLLGQKLTMDIVNTETGEFVISKDKKVTRAQLEKLEMIDYKNIEIPQSSISYEIKKILMDYDKANEEFETAENRMAEKVKKGDELDPGVIKQVKVYIGSKRKLQVGDKMAGRHGNKGIVAKILADEDMPFLPDGRPVDMVLNPLGVPSRMNVGQVLETHLGWAAEILGLKVMTPVFDGIKESKIREMLVQANLPESGKVELFDGRTGEKFDQKVVVGYIYMMKLGHLVADKIHARSIGPYSLVTQQPLGGKAQFGGQRFGEMEVWALESYGAAYLLQELMTVKSDDVVGRTKIYESIVKGRNYLEAGTPESFNVLIKEMQSLALDVRPEREKDKE
- the rplL gene encoding 50S ribosomal protein L7/L12, yielding MADQKVMEDLIQKIEGMTVLELSELVKSLEDKFGVSAAAPVAVAAATAAGDTAVAEEKTEFNVILAEVGANKIQVIKEVRALTSLGLKEAKDLVDGAPKPVKEGATKEEADQIKAKLEAVGAKVEVK
- the rplJ gene encoding 50S ribosomal protein L10, yielding MRIEKNDIIEELFKKIDGSNAMILTDYMGITSDKANDLRSLLREKSTDYSVVKNRLFVRALAKANIDGVDEFLTGPTAVLFLHGDQAEVAKTLVKFMKTNESPKIKAGIINKDLIPKEQIEYLATLPSKDVMIARFIGQLQAPICGLVNVLTGIQKKPLYVLNALIEKKVKEGSSDG
- the rplA gene encoding 50S ribosomal protein L1 — translated: MKKHSKRYTHVAEKVDKEKVYKLSDAIDILKEVDQKPKFDEAVDISFSLGVDTRHSDQMVRGTVTLPHGTGKLVRVAVFTKEPSNVEAAKSEGAEHVGDDDLIEKVKGGWTDFDVAIATPDLMKDLSKLGKILGPKGLMPSPKAGTVTQEIGKAVKEVKKGKIEYKIDKTSNLHVSIGKLSFEKDKLAENGLTVIEAIYKAKPSGAKGVYMKRCVISSTMSPGLGIDLKEINIKGI